GCAGGAGCTCTACATGCGCGCCGTCAGGCAGCGCACGGCCGCCACGTCGCCGGCCGTCTCCCCGCTCACCTCGGCGGACATCGCCGCCGTGCTCGGCGGGGTACCGGCTCAGCCCTTCTTCTCCGGGTCGAGCCTCGGCGGTGGCCTCGCGTCGCCGTCGTCCACGCTGTCGTCCCTCACGACCGCGTCCAGGGCAGCCATGCCGCTGATTCAGCAGCATGTGCAACGGCAGGCGCCGTTTCTGCCGTCCTCGGCGCACGCGCAGGCGCAGGCTCAGGCGCATGCTCTCGCGGTGGCGAGGGTGCCGGCTCCGTCCGCGGCTGGGAGCGAGCTGTCCATCCTGCAGGACCTGGAGAAGCAGCTgctcggcgacgacgacgaggctgaGCCGGCGATGAGCGGAACCGGTTCCACGGTGACCAGCTCCGAGTGGGAGGAGACCATCCAGCGGCTCAACTCCATCACGGCCGTGCCGTCTCCTCCACTCTACGCGGAGGCGACTCCGAACAATAAGAACAACTACAGCGCGGCGATGACGGGGTCGCCGTCGAACTCGTCCACTTCCACGGCTTCTTCATCGGCTTCCTGCTCACCGCCAATCTCGGCCACCACGTCGCGTCAATTACTGTCCGAAGCAGCGGCTGCCATAGCCGACGGCAACCTTAAAACGGCGGCCGCTAATCTTGCAACTCTCAAGCGCGCCGCTAACCCGCGCGTTGACGCGGAACAGCGGCTGGTGGCCGTGATGGTGGCCGCCCTGTCTTCGCGCATTGCGCCCACTGCATCGGCATCGTCCCAGCACCTCGCTGACCTCTGCGGCGCCGAGCACCATACCGGGTCCCAGATCCTCCACGACATCACGCCCTGCTTccgcctcgccctcgacgccgctaACATCGCCATCGTCGAggccgtcgccggccaccgcgtcatacatctggtggacttcgacatcaaCGCCCCGCAGCACGCGGCTCTCATCCAGCGCCTCGCCGACCGGCGCGTGCCGGGGACATGCCTCCAGGTGACCGCCGTAACCGATCCCACCTCACCGTTTACGCAGTCCCTGGCAGCGACGCTGCCCGGCGTCGGGGAGCGGCTCAAGAAGCTGGCGGAGCGGGCCGGCATAGAGTACCACTTCAGAATGATCAGCTGCAGAGCGGCAGAGATTGAGGCATCCAAGCTGGGGTGCGAGCCCGGGGAGGCGCTGGCCGTCAACCTGGCCTTCGCGCTCTCGCACGTGCCTGACGAGAGCGTCTCGCCGGCGAACCCCCGCGACGAGCTTCTCCGCCGCGTGCGCGCCCTCGGCCCGCAGGTGGTGGCACTCGTGGAGCAGGAGCTGAACTCCAACACCGCCCCGCTGGCCACGCGCTTCTCGGACGCGTACTTGCACTACGGAGCCATTCTCGATGCACTGGACTCGACGGTCAGCCGGGATAGCGCGGACAGGGCGCGGGCAGAGGAGGCGGTGGCAAACATGTCGGCCAGCGCGGTTGGCCGGGAGGGCGCCGACCGGCTGGAGCGGTGCGAGGTCTTCGGCAAATGGCGCGCGCGGTTCGGCATGGCCGGGTTCCGGCCGGTGGCGCTGGCCGCGGGCATTGCCGACCAGGTCATGGCGCGCGCCGGCGCTCCCCCGCCAGGCCTCGTCGTGAATCAAGAGAACGGCGTGCTCCGGCTCGGGTGGAAGCAGCGCGTGGTGACCGTGGCGTCCGCCTGGCGCTAATCTGGTGAGGTCGCGCCATCATTGCCGGCACCAGACAATTGCTTAATTAATTCGCACCCGTCCTCTATTTTTATCGTTTCTTATTTGTTCGATTGGCAAGGTGTGATGAGCTTGTTCTTCTTGATCTAGTAGTAAAGCTTAGCTGTAGCGACTCATAATCCTCGTAGCTAATATATGGAAAGAGTACATTATTACGCTACTGATTGTCGTCGTTGTTTTTGTCACCTGTTGCTTGGCGAAGTTGTAGATAGCATCGGCTGATCCACTCCACCGCGTGATTGTGGCTACATACACTTGTACACAGGTTGTAGTTGTACTGCCCAAGTAGTGGGCGCGAGCGTGCATCCGGGCCTACCGCCTTTCTTGTCGATTAATGTCTGTTTCCTCACGTCGGCTCGTGAGGTTTTCCTTCGTGACGTGGTACTTTCGGGTGTACCCGTCGGTAAAAGTAGTTGGTCATGCTTGTACGTAATACTGGTAGGAGTAGTAAATTTTGGAAGTTTATATGTTACTCCGTACAATAGTAGCGGCTTGTTGTTCGTTGAACATTCATTGCTTTGTTGCCCCTTGCACATCGCACCGAATCACCGGTAATATTACCGATCGCCTTTTTGAGTTGGGAGGGTGGCTGCAAGGGAAGAGATGGTGCACGAAATGACATGCTAATGTGCTGCACTGGCTGGCCTCAAAAGTatcctactgctgctgctgctgctggctgcaCTCTCCGATTTGGCTTCGATACACAATTACATATGCTGTCAAGTTGATGTGTCGGGGCTCGGGGTTGCGTTCGTGGAGACGGAAGGGGCCCGGGTCTTTGGTAGTGGAACGAGGCGTCGCCTATGCCTGTAGTGCTGTGTGCTTCAAGCTTACGCCCAAAGCAATACGTGGAATACGCCTGCTTGCCTCGGTTGCTTATTCAGGTCACCAATGTCGAACTTGTGGATTGTGATTGCCATTTCCTGCGGCGCCCATTACGGATTCGCTGGTGTCAGTTACTTAGCTCCAGGACATTTTTTGGTAGGCGATGTGACTGCTGTTGTTATAGGCTGTATATTGTTCTTCTGTTGCAATATTAGGCAAATTcaattaattccagtaaataattcatgactaaaaCAGAGACTAGCATGCAACGATCTAGTAACAAACAAGATGAACAACAAACCATGCACACCAGCATCGCACACGAAACAACAACTATAGGAGACGAAACAACAACTATAGAAGGAGACACGAACATATCACGAAGGACGTATTGTTCGTTAGTTGCTGCAGGAGTAACGGtgttgatgatgatgctgatggcgatgagtagcaccgcccgacttggacgaaagacgacccgtgatgacgaagtTGAGCAGTCGCGCAGAGCGTtgtccaaaaacctaattcgtcctctctcGATGCAGGATCACCAGGACGAACGGTTTCGAAGACCTGCTCTCCCGCACGCCGGTGTTCAGGTTAAGAGTATACGGTGGCGACGCAAGTtgcgagatgaggcaaaaccctggGTCTTTTCGGTGTGTCTTTGGGCGAGGCCGGTAAGCCATATATATAGGACCAGTGGCGGTATCGTGTCACGCGCACGATCTCAAACCGACTTGATTTCGAAGTCAACCTTACCGAAGAAGGAAACAATGAACTTGTCCGTCATGACACCAAAAAATAAAACGACAAAAGGAAACTATTCCTGCAAGGCAACGGGCCCAATTTTGGTAGACCATCCATGCACATGTCACACGTACGCCCGGCCCCGGCCCGAGCCTGGCCAGGCAGGCGAGGCGAGCGAGTGCGCGTGTGGTCTTCTCTTTCCCTCATTCACATCTCACTTAGTGTGGTGTAGAGagcccactatataaagaggtccaactctttcTCAACTTCCGGGTTGAGACTAAACTTACAACAACCACTTACTATTTCATTAATGGGCCACTATTAGAGATTTCAGAAATtgtcatgggcctagcccatttatTTCTAACAACCCCCACCATATCTCAAATACCTATTTAGAGATTTGTCTTTTCTCACTATTTGTTTAATATACTAGTGTTTCAGCAGaaactgttaagttgaacttctgcctagaactttaagctacatccatccacaacttgacaatggactacaccttgaattgctagttttgtgtgaacaggtttcactcaaagtcttaaccaaTATCTGGCTGCtagtaggctaccccgcggtttggagcaTATACATCGTACTCCATGGTCTCTTCATGAGCTTATTAAAGATCACCCAAgtctcatagactgcgacgtttacaatcggagctcatataggtgcgttctttcAAGACTGCTTTGTAGGACAACGTCTTTCCTAATcatagccaatagaaccacattaaggcatgttgccaacctgccttacaACTCTGAGCGTTTTGCATCTTCACCTGGAGACGGTCACTTATTACTCTtctcagttaaccaatagcttgttcttcccgtgtcctaattcacgggatcttccATCACAAAGGTGGGtttactactatggtgtaacatatatgggtctcatacccatctccctcgatgcaatattTATCACATTTCATGatactccctttgtaaagggatctgctaGCTTTTTGTCTGTTTGAATGTGCataacagttattactccggagtttctcaactacCTGACTCATTTCAAATGTATCTTCACGTGTCCTGATGACTTCGCATTATCcttagaattgttcactttagaAATAACCGTTTGGTTGTCACAATTCAAAAGAATAGCCAGTacaggtttttcaaccataggcaagtccatcaagagctcacgcaaccaTTATGCCTCAAAGTGGATGTGTCTAAAGCAGTAAGTTTTGCTTtcatagttgacctcgtcaatatgacctgtttgcaagacctccatgacactaCGCCACCCTGttgagtaaatacatacccacttgtgGCATAGAGCACATCAACATCGGAGGTCCAGTTTGAATCACTATATCATTCTAGCACAGCAAGATGCCCTGAGTAGTGAATTACATAACTCATATTACCTCTTAGATAGCGCAAGACtctttctagtgcatgccaattATCATCACCTGggttggagatgaacctactcagtttgctcacagcaaaagagatatatGCTCTTGTtgcgctagctaagtacatgagtgagCCGACAATTTGAgagtgtaacaccccagatgtaactttcccaatttgtactccaactcttgccgtttccggcgttaagttattttattttctcgggttcgggttttttgtctccgtgtgttgttgtcgctgtcatgcatctcatatcatggcatcatgtgcattgcatttgcatacgtgttcatctcatgcattcgagcattttctccgttgtccgttttgcatttcggcgcttcgttctcctccggtggtcatttctacctttctttcgtgtgtggtgattaaacatttccggattggaccgagacttgccaagcggccttggtttactaccggtagaccgcctgtcaagtttcgtaccatttggacttagtttgatactccaacggttaaccgagggaccgaaaaggcctcgtgtgtgttgcagcccaacacccctccaatttggcccaaaacccacctgaaccttctccatcatctagatcgttcgatcacgatcgcgtggccgaaaaccgcacctcatttggactctcctagctccctctatggctataaatagaccccccccccccNNNNNNNNNNNNNNNNNNNNNNNNNNNNNNNNNNNNNNNNNNNNNNNNNNNNNNNNNNNNNNNNNNNNNNNNNNNNNNNNNNNNNNNNNNNNNNNNNNNNNNNNNNNNNNNNNNNNNNNNNNNNNNNNNNNNNNNNNNNNNNNNNNNNNNNNNNNNNNNNNNNNNNNNNNNNNNNNNNNNNNNNNNNNNNNNNNNNNNNNNNNNNNNNNNNNNNNNNNNNNNNNNNNNNNNNNNNNNNNNNNNNNNNNNNNNNNNNNNNNNNNNNNNNNNNNNNNNNNNNNNNNNNNNNNNNNNNNNNNNNNNNNNNNNNNNNNNNNNNNNNNNNNNNNNNNNNNNNNNNNNNNNNNNNNNNNNNNNNNNNNNNNNNNNNNNNNNNNNNNNNNNNNNNNNNNNNNNNNNNgccgcccgacgccgccgccgccattgccgaCCACCGCGGTgctcgccgccccggccaccgccgccgcctccgcccctcgTCGCCTCGGTCGTCGGCGCCCGAAGCTCCGGCGTCCCCTCCCTCGTCGTCCGGCAAgaactccggcgagccccggcgtcGAACCTCGGATTTCATGCCCGATCCAGATCCGGATGAACAGTGAACCCTAggttgtttttcttctaagtcccaaaatttcagatccaagtgcccatgttcgtcataccgtaactttgcatccgtagctccgattcatgcatatagcatatcaaaatgttcaactcagagagtacatcatttcattccattgcatcatttccatttgagttcatcttgatgcccaaaatgctgttagaagagggctacttgagataattgtcagatctgctactccatttaggtttttgtcatttttgccatgattattgtgtgcatgttatgaccatgagttctacatatgttttgttaagggttttgtcatcttcccagaggtgcaacccatgtatttttgtgatgtgtgtggtgcctagtacaagcttgcaaagtggtgcacttggtaattctgatttcagggacttagcatttccactaagtccttgacctgtttatctcatgatgccatatgttcatgctgtttcctagtgattcgtgcctcttttgaggatgatcagtaaggatgctttgttaatcttgtagtgatctatccatccatgtcttcatttgcaattatggagcaacctagcttgagtcaatcgagctctacttttactactttgtgaatctgggcagattgtcaacttgtttgcaattttgccgacgatgttgtagttgatccgtgcatggtatgctattattcttgccatgtctagcttgcattttgtgtgttcttgatagatatATGCTTActttatcatgacttgctccgtattgagtgcatcgagctcgtaaacatgcctacttgatatctattttcagcatgcttcagttttcactaagtctgtgatctgattatgtttttgccatgttcacatgcttgcaattgtattttctgatcccttttggctcaaggtcactaagggacttttgttaagctctttgagtagctccatgccatgctttacttggccatgttcagttcctgtagtatatagttttgttgctccgaagagagctacctgatccgatattccagacaagtgttgatttcactaagtctgaaatctgtttaccatatgcatttttgccatgcttgtttgaacctattaatggatgacttggccgtagctcagtgctagactttt
The window above is part of the Triticum aestivum cultivar Chinese Spring chromosome 2A, IWGSC CS RefSeq v2.1, whole genome shotgun sequence genome. Proteins encoded here:
- the LOC123189988 gene encoding scarecrow-like protein 8; its protein translation is MEPGGPWRDPRQGYMYGLGSPMQMPAQQRSDPAAAGGVLKRSLGELERWQHQRQFAMQQELYMRAVRQRTAATSPAVSPLTSADIAAVLGGVPAQPFFSGSSLGGGLASPSSTLSSLTTASRAAMPLIQQHVQRQAPFLPSSAHAQAQAQAHALAVARVPAPSAAGSELSILQDLEKQLLGDDDEAEPAMSGTGSTVTSSEWEETIQRLNSITAVPSPPLYAEATPNNKNNYSAAMTGSPSNSSTSTASSSASCSPPISATTSRQLLSEAAAAIADGNLKTAAANLATLKRAANPRVDAEQRLVAVMVAALSSRIAPTASASSQHLADLCGAEHHTGSQILHDITPCFRLALDAANIAIVEAVAGHRVIHLVDFDINAPQHAALIQRLADRRVPGTCLQVTAVTDPTSPFTQSLAATLPGVGERLKKLAERAGIEYHFRMISCRAAEIEASKLGCEPGEALAVNLAFALSHVPDESVSPANPRDELLRRVRALGPQVVALVEQELNSNTAPLATRFSDAYLHYGAILDALDSTVSRDSADRARAEEAVANMSASAVGREGADRLERCEVFGKWRARFGMAGFRPVALAAGIADQVMARAGAPPPGLVVNQENGVLRLGWKQRVVTVASAWR